The DNA window TTTCGCTCCCTCTAGACGTAGCTCCAGTTGGTTGAGTTAGAGAGTTCTGAACCCTCTGGTCAACTTAATTACATCAACTCTGTTGCTGCGTGTTTTCATCCATTAAAGGGGTTCATTTCAGGAAGAACGCCCGATTAATGCTGCGTGTTTTCATCCATTAAAGGGGTTCATCTCAGGAAGAACTGCCGATTCTGGCTGCGTGTTTTCATCGTTAAAGGGGTTCATCTCAGGAAGAACGGTTGATTCGAGTTTTTCTTTTAACCAACAGAAAATGTCAAGTCAAATCTTCTTCATGAaaaaccatatatataaataaataaataaaggctAAAAACAATTTGTTGGACATTAACTTCATATATAATTTCACTGTTTTCTAATAAAGAAGTTGAatagatatcttattttttttagcaaaatatttttatttattttttgtttttaaattatttattttatacatttacaTAGTGTAAtaacttgttattttttttataacataaaaattagtaatttgataataattttaaataaaattaataattattttttataataatagataTGAAATTCCATTTACATTTAACTTCAGtttaaattatcttaatattaaaaattttatttttaaattgttctttataaatttaattttttggtATGAAATTACTTTTTACACATTTacttttgtttaaattttttctatatatatttattattgtttgaatttataCGGTAAATATTCAAAATCGTTTAAATGttgtaaaatcattaattttgattgaaaatatgtaaagtttatatgcattttttttagttttactGCAAACTAAGTTTTCACATTCATCTTGAAGTGacgtttttaactttattttcaaacGAAGACGCATCTACTTTATTCAATTTCTAGACATCGATGTTGCAGACAAAAACGATGACAATGTTGTTACTCATTCGTTTttccatatttaaatattgtatgtttgtgttgtgtttttaaaattatcacaaagtaataaagaatattaatgttgaagtcgatgatatattatatatatatatatatagtcgatgatattttaatattttaattaataaattgagtaataTTATTATAGGAGTGATCaagtgattttaaataattcatgaagacctaaaatatattttttatttaaaatttattaaaataaatatgatattttagaattttaattaatcaaaaagtGATTTGATAATGGATGAAAgtgatataatataatttttttttttaataaaattctaaaaaatctATATCAAACGAGCTCAAGTCATTTTAGAATAATTTCCAATAAAACGAacgtaagttttgtcttattagcGCTTACGCATATGCATACGTATGATGCGAGAGATAAACGTTCGGCATACAATCTCTTGAAAAAGCTGTGTCTGTCTGTCTTGTACTCTTGTCGGATCTCAACAATGATTATTCTCGTCCTTATCAAAATATCATGATATAATCATTtacataaatcatttattaattaattaattaattaattaaaactaacttttatatataaatccaATCCTAGCAATCTATACACATTTCAAATCTCACTTAACATGGTCCACTTCATCTTCATTCCCCTTTTGGCACCAGGCCATTTCATCCCAATGATAGACATGGCCAAACTAATCGCCGGCCGTGGCATTTCCGCCACCATTTTCGTCACGCCTCTCATAATCACTCGCTACGCCGGCAGAGCAATCCACCGCGCATCAAATTCCGGCCTCCCTATCCGTTTTATCGAAGTCCCTTTCCCATTTTCATCCGAAATCGGCCTACCACAAGGTTGTGAAACCGCGGATGCACTTCCCCCGAGCCTATGGTCCAACTTCTTCACCGCCCTAGATATATGGCTAGTCTCAGTTGAGAATTCCATCCAAAACGTCGAACCCTTTCCTACTTGCATGATTACGGATAGGTATCTTCCTGGCTTGGCCGAGACTTCGATGAAATTTGGAATCCCGAGAATTATCTTTGATGGAATGGGATGTTTTAATCTCGTGTTGAAGCACCATTTAGAACTATCGAAAGTTCAAGAAACGGTTAAGGATTCGGAATCTTTCGTGGTCCCTGGTTTGCCTGATAGGATCGAGCTAACCAAGGAACAACTACCCGCTATGCTAAAAGTGGACGCGGGCAAATGGGCGGAATATCGCGACCGGATAAAAGCGGCCGACGAACAAGCGTATGGGATCGTGATCAATAGTTTTCGGGAATTGGAGAATAACTACGTCGAGGAAGTGAGGACATTGAATAAAGGTAGAGCTTGGTGCGTCGGACCGCTATCTCTATTCAATAGAGAGACCCTGGACATAGTGGAGCGAGGAAACCGAGCTTCCATAGATGAAACAGAGTGCTCGAGATGGTTGAACGAGCGAGAACCGGGGTCTGTGATCTACGCTTGTTTTGGCAGTCTGAATAACTTAACCCTAACTCAGCTCGTGGAGCTAGGGTTAGGTCTAGAGGCGTCTAACCGTCCCTTTGTGTGGGTAATGAGGGACGGAGAGGGGAAGGAGGAGACAGAGAGATGGATTACGGAAAGTGGATACGAGGGGAGAATTCGAGGGAGGGGACTCTTAATCCGTGGATGGGCTCCGCAAGTGTTTATACTCTCGCACGAGGCTATTGGGGCCTTCTTGACGCATTGCGGTTGGAATTCGACGATGGAAGGAGTTTGCTCGGGGGTGCCAATGATAACATGGCCTTTGTTCGCGGAGCAATTCTTCAACGAGAAGTTGATAGTGCAAATCTTGAGAATTGGTGTGAGTGTGGGATCTCAAACGGCAAGGCAACCGAGTGAATTGAAAGATGGGGAAATATTGGTGGTGATAAAAAGGGAGACGATTATGAATACCATCGATAAGGTTATGGCCGGAGATGAGGAGGGGGATGCAAGGAGGAGACGTGCACGAGAGGTGGCGGAGAAGGCGAAGAAATCGGTTGAAGAGGGCGGTTCTTCTAACCTTAACTTGAGCCTCCTCATTGAAGAGGTCACCATTGAAAATCCAACTTGTTCTTCCTAATTCTTAATGCATGCATGAAGGATTCATTTATAATGTCATATGGTTTGGTTCATCATCAATTTTTCATACTTTCAATCTTTTGGTgtaacaaataattcaattattctATCTAAGTTAGCTAACTTCTTTAAATATGTagaaataataagttattaattggATTTTGGCTCAATTGGGATGTTTTGTATTACTTTGGTTTTCATCTAGGGATTATAATTCAAGAAACcattatatgatttaaaaataatttggattataattaataaataagtaatatttttgtattgtaaAATGTCCATACAATGTATAATtgaaaatagtattttaatataattttgatattttaaaatttcaacagattaatttagtttgacactatttttttaagatttaaactTTGAGGatttatcaatcaaattgtAGTTGcaacaaattaaatacaaatttctAAATTGCCCTTTTAAATTATGTAAGtgtaatatataagaaaaagaaaaaaaaaagaaaaagtagtCATTCATTTCTCTTTCTCACATCAAAACTAGTTGTTTCATTTTGATTCCTCACTTTTTCAATCAGGTCTTGTTAATCCTTTCCAACATTGACGCAGTATTTATGGTGTAcaacatttacaaaaataaagtaaaaaaataaactcattACCGAAAATGGTTGTAAGTgctataaaagaaataattacaCAAATATGAGTTACATTTATGTTTGGAGTACAAGTTAATACTTGAATTAATTAAACTACTCACATTTTTtacggttaaaaacaaaataacaaaattaacataatcatatacaattaattatataatacttttttttaccGAAGATATTGTTTATTACTCAACCATTACCCAACCATCTTCTCTTTATCGACATTTATCAACTCACTTATGTGAACAACAATCTTATTATCACACACTTAGCAATTGAGTGAAATTCGAATATTCGATCTTTATTATGTATAATGAACACTTAAGCATTACACCACTTAATAttgttgatttctttttataattttatatatgaatatatgattaatatgactaacaattatatatatatatatatatatatatttatatttatatttatatttatgagaaaatatatataaaaaagattaaattatataaacgaatttaaaagtattattagtttaattgtttaaaatattgaagttaTATGGTTAGAAATGATATAAGTTCatcaattttaaagttattaaaatataaagtgttattagcctaagtGGATAAAAAGTTGAACGTATGTTTcgaggttgcaagtttgaaacttgtgtatatcacattttaaatttatttttgtatgtttatgggcgggcgggtcaactcacgtcccaacccaagtatccattactctcacatacatatccaaattaatcaaaaaCTATTGACTcaacaattcagacactttgaaattaaacattatatatatatattttttttaaaaatggtcaatgtatattaaaaatgataagtaTCGTTTAATcacacaacaaaacaaaatatataaagaaaaaaaattactcaaTAGGTTATCGAACTTGTAAGTTATTAAGAAGAACGTTTAACTCATTGACCGATTTTAACGACTTTCCAGAACAAATATCATAAaacgttataataataacattattaatgatACTCATTTGACGAATTTAATCattaaaagttcgacgatttctctttAACCAGATAGTtcacaaaaaataattgaaatggtAACCCAATTATGTAGACAAGTATCagtcgcatcaatccaaactttttAGCAACTAACCAAAGACTCAGTCATTACTCAATTAATCCCAATAATACTCCACAATAGACTCCAGATACTAGTCACACGTCGACAATGcaaaaagtaagtgagttgccgATTCAACTTATTCATAACACATACGACAACGTttaaccataatacaacatttttcattcacatatCATCTTTAAGATTTTCCACCATGAATAACACTTCATCCAAAAAAACAGATCTTAGATGGAATTTTAACTCCCAAAGTTTATTCCAATAAAATTAGATGGAATCATTTTAGCGAACAAATTGTAGCAATATCCCACATGGAAACTGTCTATATTTTGTCAACGCATAATGTCTTGTTCAGACGGGGACACTTGTTTGTGTCCtactaaaaataaaactctattatgggacgaactctccttaatgttaattattttctatatatatttcggTTAGCGAAGCTATTAAACCGAGGATCAAACATATATTTAACtgtgacatttctacatataacaatgaaaacaaGCTTAGAATACATCatagctagacttttgacactataCTAAATGTCTTCCCAAAAACTGATCAAAGAACAATCTCACATAATAAATCTAGACTGCTCACAAAAACCTTTTCACATAGAATAAATCTCCCTCAAATGTCACacttcgattcgaaaaccgaaaaccaatttgaaaaccgtatttgaattcgaattggtttgaaattcgattcgaaaaccgaaaatgaaattcgaattcaatttattcgaattcgaatattcgaattcggtcggatattcggttcagaccaaatattaaaCACCCCTATTAATAGGATTGTACGTAAGCTACAAATATCATGTGATTCAAAATTGGAAATAATACTAAATTTGTATATGAACTTGGAAAGATGTCTTAAATATACCCatgtatttttgaaatattctatttaaaccTATGAACATCtctaaatttatcatatttaaaaaaagtaacaaaaaagttaaaaatgttaatatttttacatgtgTGTTTCAccacataaaattattattattattataattgttacCTAGACTTGTACACATGtcattcaaattcaaacaaaataaaaatatgtatcaaCAAGATTCAAACACTAAACCTCACATAAAAATGAAAACtagaattagaaaatatttcaCCAAGtcatcatataattaaatatatttgtttaaactatatattcaaatttaacttAAACTTTTTATAACGCAAAAAATTGACCCTTTCCGAGAAGGAGTTTTTGTTTCTCGATAACTGCGTCTCATAATTCACCTTCCTCTCGAATCTCGAGTGAGACGAGGAACCAAAATGGTAGACTTGACTGGAGTGCATTTAAAAATATCGATTTAGACTAACTTTGACTTTtttagagtcgccacctaatttactACTTAAGAAATTATGAAAGAATATTTTTTGCGTTTTGAACACATTTTGTAGATTCCGTTATTGGTTCGGTACTTTGCTGCATGTGAGAATGGCTCTCACGATATGTCTCACGGTCCTGTCACATTACGGTCTATACTTTAAAGTTTTGgccatttaaaataatattattttacaccttatttatttatctaatacTAAGGCATGCATCTAAAAATAAGTCAAGTCTAAACATATGTATAGTTTTGTATCATTTTGTTCCTAGTGCATGCGTCTACTTCATGGTCCTAAATCTAAAGTgcaatgaaataaaataaaatgttaatactTGTGAGAAAAAAGGAGGCTCGAAAATTAAATGTACAAGTTTACTTTTCTAATCGCATGAGAATCTAATCTGTTTGTCCCTTGTACGAGCTGAGATCCCCACAATTTCCTAGAGCCGACCAAAGAAAATCTTTCATGCACCCAGATTGTGATATGTTCTTCTTCTGGTGTTTACCCTTGCATTTCCTTTTATATAATAAAGCGGAATAATCAAACTTGTGATAATAAACTATTCTCCACTTGATTGGATTTTTAGAAACGAGAAATaacaaacataaaagaaaatataaattaaacaagaGTACCAAATGTTTAACGTGAAAACCTCatcaaatcaaggagtaaaaacTAAGAGACTTTTGTCGTAAAGAAGTTTcactataatcaaatttaaacacgaaacaaataaagataagagCTAAACAAATAAGAGATCTCACTATCTCTCTACAAGTGTAGATGACTTTCAGATGTGATTTGATAATTGATAAGGTCACTTCCTCCAACTTTTATAGCAAAACGAGAACAACTCAAAAGTCTTTTTCCAATAAAACAACCATGCCCCTATTTAACACAAAAGGACTCTTAGGTTTCTAAACTTCTAGGCTTCTGAGCTTCTGGACTTCTTAAACAAGCTGGGCTTATTCTTACATATAGTTGAGAGACCAAACAAATAACCAAACAAACTCTCCCATCACAACTATGGAAAGGTTGTTGTCAAACCCGTggttgaacaacaaaactcGAACTTGTCTTTTGATAGTGCTTGGTCAGCATATCTGCGTCATTATCATTTGTATGCACTTTCTTTAAAACCAACAACTTTTCATCTAAAAGATCACGTATTCAATGATACCTCACATCAATGTGCTTCGATCTAGAATAAAATATTGAGTTTTTTGTAAGGTAAATCGCACTTTGACTATCACAAAAAGTACGTATTTATCCGGTAAAAAACCAAGTTCAGATAATAGTTTCTTAACCCACATTAATTCTTTACAAGCTTCAACTGCTGCAATAAGTTCAACTTCAACAGTTGACAACACAACACATTTTTGAAACTTGGATTGCAAAGCAATAACTCCCCCtgcaaaattaatcaaataatcagAAGTAGATTTTCTCGAATCAACATTACCTGTCATATTAGAGTGGGTATAACCAACTAAATACGGACTCTCATTTCTAAGGTAGAGTCTCAAACTTGATGTACCTTAAAGATATCTCAATATCCACTTGACAATTTCCCAATATTTTTTTCCTGGATTGGAATGGAACCTACTCACAGTGCCAACGACATGAGCAATATCTGATCTTGTGCTAACCATGACATACATAAGACTTCCAATAGTAGTACCATAAGGAATAttcttcatatcttctttctcatCATCGTTTGAAGGACAAAGTTCataactcaatttaaaatgtcTCGCAAGAGGTGTGGAAACACTATTGGCCTTCTCCATATTGAATCTCTGCAAcactttttcaaaatattatttttaagacaaCCATAATTTCTTTGTCTTTCTATAACGATTGATTCTAATTCCAAGAATCTGATTCGCTGGTCCAAGATCTTTCATCGCAAAAGACTCCCCTAAGTTTTGTTTCAGCCTATTAATTCTCACATCACTTTGACCAACAATAAAAAtttcatcaacataaagtaagaGAATAATAAAGTCATTAAGAGAGAATTTTTGCACAAACACACAATAGTCAGAAATAGTCTTCTTTTATAGTCGTGTTCCTTAATGAACAACTCAAATATTTTGTACCATTGTCTTGGAGTTTGTTTCAAGTCATACAAGTTTTTTTTCAATCTGAAAACATAATTCTCTTTACCCTTGACCTTAAAGCCATCAGGTTGATTcatgtaaatctcttcttcTAAATCACCGTAAAGAAAAGTCGTCTTCACGTTCATTTATTCAACTTTCAAATCAAGACTAGTTGACAAACTCAAGACAACTCTAATTGAAGTCATTTTACAACAtgagaaaatatttcatcaaaatcaatacccttTTTTGACTAAACTCTTTGACAACCAAACGAGCTTTATGTCAAGGAGCTGAAATATGCTCATCTTGCTTCAGTCAATACACCCACCTTTTTTTCAAagctttcttttcttttggtAATTATACCAACTCAAATGTATTATTGTCATGTAAATATTCCaactcatctttcatagcatgAAAACATTCTTTGTTATCAATATCCTCTTCATATGACTTTGACTCCCCCCATCCGTCTCCAACGTATATTCATTATGAGAATATCTAGTTAAATGTGTTGATCTCTCATAGATCGTCTAAGTG is part of the Impatiens glandulifera chromosome 1, dImpGla2.1, whole genome shotgun sequence genome and encodes:
- the LOC124915352 gene encoding UDP-glycosyltransferase 73C4-like, with translation MVHFIFIPLLAPGHFIPMIDMAKLIAGRGISATIFVTPLIITRYAGRAIHRASNSGLPIRFIEVPFPFSSEIGLPQGCETADALPPSLWSNFFTALDIWLVSVENSIQNVEPFPTCMITDRYLPGLAETSMKFGIPRIIFDGMGCFNLVLKHHLELSKVQETVKDSESFVVPGLPDRIELTKEQLPAMLKVDAGKWAEYRDRIKAADEQAYGIVINSFRELENNYVEEVRTLNKGRAWCVGPLSLFNRETLDIVERGNRASIDETECSRWLNEREPGSVIYACFGSLNNLTLTQLVELGLGLEASNRPFVWVMRDGEGKEETERWITESGYEGRIRGRGLLIRGWAPQVFILSHEAIGAFLTHCGWNSTMEGVCSGVPMITWPLFAEQFFNEKLIVQILRIGVSVGSQTARQPSELKDGEILVVIKRETIMNTIDKVMAGDEEGDARRRRAREVAEKAKKSVEEGGSSNLNLSLLIEEVTIENPTCSS